In Papaver somniferum cultivar HN1 chromosome 1, ASM357369v1, whole genome shotgun sequence, a genomic segment contains:
- the LOC113280324 gene encoding uncharacterized protein LOC113280324 isoform X1, producing the protein MPWDKAQLWVGYISKDGDISQRICVAGGDPMLVESPSEPKWSSKGELFFITDRKSGFWNLYKWIEHRNEVVSIYSIDAEFTKPFWVFGASSFDFIPTNGNNNLISCSYRSLHYSYHHYIPFWSICCNFSIFVLLMVDVPFEI; encoded by the exons ATGCCATGGGATAAAGCACAACTTTGGGTTGGTTACATTTCCAAGGATGG AGATATAAGCCAAAGGATCTGTGTTGCCGGTGGTGATCCTATGCTGGTAGAGTCTCCATCTGAGCCCAAGTGGTCCTCTAAAG GGGAACTATTTTTCATTACAGACAGGAAAAGTGGATTCTGGAACCTTTACAAATGG ATTGAGCACAGAAACGAGGTGGTATCGATTTATTCCATCGATGCTGAGTTTACAAAACCGTTTTGGGTTTTCGGTGCTTCCTCGTTTGATTTCATCCCAACCAATGGCAACAACAACTTAATTTCTTGCAGCTACAGGTCTCTCCATTATAGTTATCACCACTATATTCCTTTTTGGTCCATTTGTTGTAATTTTAgcatttttgttcttttaatgGTGGATGTGCcgtttgaaatttga
- the LOC113280305 gene encoding molybdenum cofactor sulfurase-like — protein MEMILKDFTTNVYGNPHSQSDTSSSTSDLVRSARQQVLEYFNASPKDYKCIFTSGATAALKLVGEAFPWTKESCFVYTMENHNSVLGIREYALSKGAAALAVDVEEIENQNGHPRNDLSSLKLSQRSAQRRSRTEILEDIPTANSLGSAYNLFAFPSECNFSGMKFSLDLVKLMKENSERALEGSPYSSGQWMVFD, from the exons ATGGAAATGATCCTTAAAGACTTTACTACTAATGTTTATGGAAATCCTC ATAGCCAAAGCGACACTAGCTCATCCACTTCTGACTTGGTTAGGTCTGCTCGTCAACAG GTCCTTGAGTATTTTAATGCATCCCCTAAGGACTACAAGTGCATATTCACTTCAGGAGCAACGGCCGCGTTAAAACTAGTTGGTGAGGCATTTCCTTGGACCAAAGAGAGCTGTTTTGTGTACACAATGGAGAATCACAACAGTGTCCTTGGGATTAGAGA ATATGCTCTTTCTAAAGGTGCTGCTGCTTTGGCTGTGGATGTAGAAGAGATTGAGAATCAGAATGGTCATCCTAGAAATGATCTATCTTCGCTCAAGTTATCTCAGCGTTCTGCACAAAGAAGGAGCAGAAccgaaattcttgaagatatcccTACAGCAAATTCTTTAG GTAGTGCTTACAATCTATTTGCTTTTCCTTCGGAGTGCAATTTTTCTGGTATGAAATTTAGCCTAGACTTGGTGAAGCTTATGAAGGAAAATTCAGAAAGAGCTTTGGAAGGCTCACCATACTCCAG TGGACAGTGGATGGTCTTTGATTAA
- the LOC113280324 gene encoding uncharacterized protein LOC113280324 isoform X2, which produces MPWDKAQLWVGYISKDGDISQRICVAGGDPMLVESPSEPKWSSKGELFFITDRKSGFWNLYKWIEHRNEVVSIYSIDAEFTKPFWVFGASSFDFIPTNGNNNLISCSYRQFEMKCM; this is translated from the exons ATGCCATGGGATAAAGCACAACTTTGGGTTGGTTACATTTCCAAGGATGG AGATATAAGCCAAAGGATCTGTGTTGCCGGTGGTGATCCTATGCTGGTAGAGTCTCCATCTGAGCCCAAGTGGTCCTCTAAAG GGGAACTATTTTTCATTACAGACAGGAAAAGTGGATTCTGGAACCTTTACAAATGG ATTGAGCACAGAAACGAGGTGGTATCGATTTATTCCATCGATGCTGAGTTTACAAAACCGTTTTGGGTTTTCGGTGCTTCCTCGTTTGATTTCATCCCAACCAATGGCAACAACAACTTAATTTCTTGCAGCTACAG ACAGTTTGAGATGAAGTGTATGTGA